From the Flavobacterium gyeonganense genome, the window TCATGACACGGTATTGTTTTCCAAACTTATTAAAATTCGAAGCATACAATCCACCATAATAGCCTTGCATCGTAGACAAAATTGAATTTACAGAAACTCCCGCATCTTTGGCTTTTGCAAGATTAATATCCATCATATACTGAGGAAAACCCGGATTAAAAGGGGTTGTTGCATATTGGATTTCTGGACGTTTTGACAATTTTTCTAAAAAATCGGTATTTACTTTAAAGAATTCGGCTGTGGTATGACCTCCTTTGTCCTGCAACTGAAACTCGAATCCGCCACTTTGTCCAAATCCCTGAATGGTTGGGGGTGAAATAAAGAAAATATTGGCTTCACGAATCCCGCTTGTTTTGGCAAAGAGCTGTCCTATTACATCATTAACACTTAAATCACGTTTGTCCCATGTTTCCAGTTTTACAATGACCATACTGTAGGCACTACCCGCTCCAGCTGTAAAGTTTTGCCCAACAATACGAAGCGTATTTTTGACCCCCGGAATTGTATTGGCAATACTGTCAACTTGTTTGGCAATTTTATCAGAACGCTCCATAGATGCTGATGGCGGTAAACTGATATTCGCAAAAACTGTCCCCTGATCTTCTGCAGGAACGAAAGCTGACGGAGTTGTTTTCATCATATAAAATAACCCTGCACCGGCTATAAGAATAGAGGCCAGAACAATCCATTTTTTTACAGAAAGAAACTGAACTGAACGTTTGTATCTGCCAGTTACATTATCAAACGCGACATTAAAAGCAGTGTAAAATCTTTGTAAATAACTTTTATGCTTATGATCATCTGCATGAGGCTTTAATAATAATGCACATAAAGCAGGACTTAAAGTCAAAGCATTTACTGCAGAAAGAATAATGGCAACTGCTAATGTAATACCAAATTGTTTATAAAAAACTCCGGTAGAACCTGTGATAAATGTAACTGGAATAAATACAGCAGCCATTACAAGTGTAATCGAAATAATGGCTCCTGAAATTTCATCCATTGCATCAATCGTAGCTTTTTTAGCCGATTTATAACCATGGTCGAGTTTAGCATGCACGGCCTCGACAACTACAATCGCATCATCGACCACAATACCAATAGCCAGCACCATCGCAAAAAGTGTTAATAAATTAATCGTAAATCCAAAAAGACTCAGGAAGAAAAACGTTCCCACAATCGCCACCGGAACCGCAATTGCTGGAATTAGCGTAGATCTAAAATCCTGAAGGAAAATAAATACTACGATAAAAACCAGAATAAAAGCTTCAATCAAGGTGTGGATTACTTTTTCGATAGAAGCATCCAGATTTTCATTGACGTCCACCAAAAGTGTATATTTTACTCCTTTCGGGAAGCTTTTTGCGGCTTCTTCAATCAGTTTTTTGGAATTATTGATTACGTCACGGGCGTTTGATCCCGGAGTCTGGCTGATTGCCATCGCTGCAGATTCTACTCCGTTTGTTTTAATCGTTGAAGCATAACTTAAAGATCCTAATTCAACTTTGGCAACATCTTTCAATCGAAGCATTTGCCCATTCCCAACAGATTTGATCACAATATCTTCAAACTCTTTTGGACTGGTCAGACGACCTTTATATTTGATTACATACTGAAAAGCCTGATCACCATTTTCACCAAATTTACCCGGTGCGGCTTCAATATTCTGTTCTGCCAAAGCTGCCGAAATATCACTTGGAATCAGTTTGTATTGCTGCATGATATCCGGTTTCAGCCAGATTCTCATCGAGTAATCTTTGGCACCAAAAACCGTTACATCCCCCACTCCAACTACACGCTGGATTTGCGGAACAAGATTAATCTTTGCATAATTTTGAAGAAAGGTCTGATCATATGTTTTATCGTCACTATACAACGAAAAAATCAACAAATTACTACTTTGACTTTTCGTAACTGTTACACCTGCCTGAGTTACCTCTACGGGTAATAAACTTGTTGCTCTTGAAACCCTGTTCTGAACGTTTACCGCTGCTAAATCAGGATTTGTTCCTACTTTGAAATATATTTTGATAGAAGCATTTCCGTCATTGGTTGCTGTAGAGGTCATATAGGTCATGTTTTCTACACCGTTGATTTGTTCTTCTAACGGAATAACAATACTTTTCAAAACCACATCAGCATTAGCTCCTGTATAACTTGCCGATACGTTTACTGTAGGAGGGGCAATATCCGGATATTGAGAAATAGGCAGCTCCACAAGACCTAAAATCCCCAAAATGACAATAATAACCGATATTACGGTCGAAAGTACCGGTCTTTGTATAAATATTTTAAACATCTTCTTTTATTTTAAGTCGGCATAAACCGTTTCTGCACTCACATTATTCGCTTTAATCTCAGTTCCTTCTTTAAGTGAGGCAACTCCTTCTAACACAATCTGATCGCCAGGTTTTAAACCGCTTGTTATTACATAATAATTACCGGCTGTATTTTCAAGTTTGGTAATATTCACGTTTTTCGTTTTTCTGTCTTTTCCCACAGTAACAGCAAAAATCTTATCCTGAAGTTCGAATGTAGCACTCTGAGGAACAATTATTCCTTCTTTAACAACATTTGGAATTCGCACTGTCGTACTGCTTCCGCTTCTGATAATCCCTTTTGGATTTGGAAAACGTGCTCTTATATTTACTGTACCTGTTTCGGTATTAATTAATCCGTTTACGGTTTCAATTCTTCCTTTTTCGTCATAAGTAGTGCCATCAGAAAGCACTAAAGAAACTTCAGGCATTTTTTTGATTTTTTGTGCTAATGGAGCTCCTGAATCCTCTTGGGTAAAGTTCAAAAGAATTTTTTCATTCAAAGCAAAATAAGCATATACATTCCCTATGCTTGAAACCGTTGTCATTGGCTCGGCTGTTGCTGAACTTACGAGGCTTCCTAAACGAAAAGGTATTGAACCTACAACACCACTCACCGGACTTGTAACGGTTGTATATCCTAAATTAACTTTGGCATTAACCAAAGCTGCATTTGCCTGAGCTAAACTGGCCATTGCAGACTCATAGTTATATTGTGCAGATTCAAGTTCATATTTACTGATAATTCCTTTTTCAACTAAAGGCTTTACCTTATTTACGGCCAATTTTGCTGTACTTACTTCTGCCTGGGCACTTTTTACACTTGCAGAAGCCGTACGGACCTGCTGTTCATATTCCGGTGCACTAATTTTAAATAAAGCCTGGCCTGCTTTGACAACAGCACCTTCATCTACAAATATTTTATCAATGTAACCTTCAACTCTTGGTCGGATTTCAATATTTTGTTGTCCCTGAATACTGGCCGGGAAATCTGTATATAATGTTGCTGACTCTGGCTGCAAAGTCAGGGTTTTATATTCTTTAACTTGCGGCGCTCCTCCTCCCTGAGCTGACTTATCATCTTTTTTACCGCATGATGCGATAACTACTGATGCTATGAGAATGCTTAAAAATGATTGCTTGTTCATTGTAATAAATGTGAAATTATCGATTATAGACTGGTAAAATTAAATAAAATAAAAGGTACGAAAATTTTTCAATAGACGAAGACCTGTGTACAATCGATAGAGATAAGCTCACACCCGATGGATTTTTTCAAAGAGTTAAACAAGTGTTTAAATTTTTCTCATCGACTCTAAACTGCTTTTTAAGGATTGTAACACTCTGTTGAGCGATTCCTTAAAAATAGTATGTATATTAAATGTAATATTGCTATAATAAATCATAATTTTAATGGCACCAAATTTTTTCAGACCCTATTTATTTGCAGGATTGCACATCCTCGGCTGGTTACTTTTGGGATTTATTATGCTATTTTACATTCCGCTTACATGGAAAGTTATTCTTCCCCCCGAATTTTGGCTCTGGCAGATTATTATCCTGATTCTGTTGATTTTTTTATTTTATTCTAATGCGAAAGTTATAGTTCCGAAAACCATTATCAAAAATAATACATCTCCCTATTTGGCCTGGGCCTTCCTCACAATTTTCGTTATGCAGCTTATCGCTTATTTGTATTCTTCTCAAACAGATGTACATACAAAAGTGAGCCGGGTTTTAGGTTTCACAAAATACAGAAATCCTTATTTTGATAACTACGTTTTTATGCTTACCCTGCTTGTATTGGGAATTAGTACCAGTTGGGCAATGCTGCAATACTGGCAAAAAGCGGCTCAGCATAAACAAAAGTTGGAACAGGATAAAACTATGGCAGAACTTGCAATGCTGAAGGCACAAATAAATCCGCATTTTTTCTTTAATTCCTTAAACAGTATTTATTCACTCACTTATTCAAATATTGAAGATTCAAGAAATGCATTGCACACCTTGAGCCGAATGATGCGCTATTTGCTTTACAGCACGGAAGGTGAAAGAACTACATTGCTTAAAGAAGTGGAATTTCTTAAGGATTTTATAGCATTAATGAAACTCCGTGCCAACAAAAAATTAAATATTATTACAGAAATACCAGAAAAACTCAACGACTACCCCATCGTACCAATGTTATTATTACCTTTAGTAGAAAATGCTTTTAAACATGGGATACATGCAACTGAAAAAAGCGAAATTATCATAACATTAAAACAAAATGATACCAATCTGACATTTGAAGTATTTAATACTTTTTTCGAAAAAACATTTAATACTGAACCTGGTGGAATTGGTTTAGCGAATACAAAACGAAGACTACAACTTATTTATCCACATAAACACGCTATAAATTGCGGTGTCAATAAAGACGGGAAATATGAAGTTGAACTACAGATAACTTTAGAACAATGACAGTACTAAATTGCATAGCGGTAGATGATGAACCATTGGCCTTAAAACTGGTCGAAACTTTTATTGAGCAAACCCCTTTTTTACAATTAAGCTGCAGCTGTGACAATGCTGTTGAAGCTCTAAGTTTAATTCGAGAAAAGCAACCGGATATTATTTTTTTGGATATAAACATGCCTAACCTAACCGGAATGGAACTGGCAAGACTTTTACAGGAACAGTCACCACCGATTCCGAAAATAATTTTCACAACTGCCTATAATCATTATGCAATTGAAGGCTATAAAGTAAATGCAGTCGATTATCTTTTAAAACCTTTTAGTTACGAAGAGTTTTTGCGTGCTTCCAACAAAGTCCTGCAAATAACTGAGGAATCTTCAAATCACTACCAGCACATTGCAACTGACGATGATTTTTTCTTTTTAAAAGTTGAATATCAATGGGTAAGGATTTCTTTAAAAGATGTGTTGTATATTGAAAGTTTAAAAGACTATGTAAAGGTTCATCTTCTTGATTCTGATAAAACCGTACTATCTCTTATCTCTTTAAAAGCTTTGGAAGAAAAACTGCCCTCTGCAAAGTTTATGAGGATCCATCGTTCGTTTATTGTTCCACTTGACAAAATAAACAGCATAAGTAAAAACTCCATTTTTATTGGAAAAACTGAAATTACTGTTGGTGAACAATACAAAGAAGCGTTTAAAACCATTGTAGACAGATGGTTAAAATAAAAAATAATAATGGAAAAAAGATCAAATAAATATTATCTCACATTAAGCTTAAAAGAATATGCGAATGGCAAAACAGCGCCCGCAAAAGAACTTGGAATTGAATTTGAAAACCACGACGAAATTTTTAGCATTATTGAAAAAATGAATGCTAAAAATTTATTTGAAAGCGAGTCTGAAGCAACACAATTTGCATTGGGTTTAAAATTATTTGGGGAAATAAAACTAAAACACAGAAATAATCCTCTTTTTGATGAAATGAATGAAGTATTTCCTGTTTTCATGAAAAAACTAAAAAGCTTATAAGAAATAAAATTAGCAGCTAAAATAACTTTACACATCTTAAGCTAATTAACTATTTGATAACATTTAAGTTATGATCTATTTATATTTGTTTTTTTATTTTGAATAAAACAAATAGTATGAAATTCTTTAGCTTAAAATTTTTGGTTTCCATTAAAGAATGGCTTTTTCTAAGAGCTATGCATTCATCATTTATTCATTAATTTTCAAAATAAAAGAAAATACATTTGAATGAATAAATTAGAGAAGTCATTTTTAAATAAAGACCAATTTGGTCAGGATTTTTTGTGGGGTGTTTCTACTGCCGCTTTTCAAATAGAAGGTGCTCATGATAAAGATGGAAAAGGCCCATCAATCTGGGATGTTTTTACCAGCCAAAAAGGTAAAATCAAAAATGGGCATCATGCCATTAATGCGTGTGATTTTTATAATTGTTATAAAGATGATATTCATTTAATCAGAGAATTAAATATCCCTAACTTCAGATTTTCTATTAGTTGGTCGCGAATCATGCCTACTGGTCTTCATCCGGTAAATCAATCAGGAATTGATTATTACAATAAAGTAATTGATTTTTTACTTGAATGCGGAATTGAACCCTGGGTAACCCTGTATCACTGGGATTTACCACATGCACTTGAAGTAAAAGGCGGATGGACTAACAGAGAATGTGCATTATGGTTTTCTGATTATACCGAAGTATGTGCGAAGCATTTTGGAGACAGGGTAAAAAACTGGATGGTCATCAATGAACCTTCTGTTTTTACAGGTGCAGGGTATTTCCTTGGTATCCATGCTCCGGGAAAAAAAGGTATAACCAATTATTTGAAAGCTATACATCACGTAACATTAGCAACCGTTGCCGGTGCAAAAAAACTCAGGCAATATATTTCTGATGCTAATATTGGTACTACGTTTTCATGTACTCATATTGAACCATTTTCAGATAAATCTGCAGATATTCAGGCTGCAAAGCGAGTTGATACATTATTAAACAGAACTTTCATAGAGCCAATTTTAGGACTTGGATATCCACAGGATGATCTTCCGGTTCTTAAAAAAATTAATAATTATATTCAGGGTGATGATCTCAATCATTTAGCTTTTGACTTTGATTTTATTGGTCTTCAATGTTATACACGTGAAATTGTAAAATCTTCATTATTGACACCATACATTGGAGCCGAATTAGTAAGCGCTGAGAAAAGAAATGTAATATCGACCGAAATGGGCTGGGAAATTTACCCTGCAGCACTCTATCATATCCTGCAAAAATTTAATTTATATGATGGAATAAAAAAAATTATAATTACAGAAAATGGAGCCGCATTCCCTGATACAGTTGTAAATGGAAAAGTATATGATATTAAACGAACACATTATATACAAGATCATTTAGAGCAATTACTTAAAGCAAAGAAGGAAGGCTGTAAAGTTGACGGATATTTTGTGTGGAGTCTTACTGATAATTTTGAATGGGCTGAAGGTTATAATGCAAGGTTTGGATTAATCTACGTTGATTTTGAAACTCAAAAGAGAACTATTAAACAATCTGGAATTTGGTTTCGTGATTTTTTAGAAAATGATACAGAAATTATATAACCAAGCCAGTAAATTATATAATACAGTAAATCCTATTCATTCTTAAATTTATTTTTACTTAAACTAAGAATGAATGGATACATCATCACAAATCTTCTGGCTTTTGATATTGGCTATTCCTATTGCATGTGTTAGTTGGACAGTTACTCACGAAGAAGTATTTCGCGAACCCAGAGAGTGGTGTGTGAATCGTTCTCAAAGCGATAAAAAACTTTTTAAAAGAAAGTTTTTCTATCTCTTCACCTGCGAGTATTGTTTTAGCCACTACATTACATTATTTTTTATAGCTCTTTGCAACTTCAGGCTTTTATTACCAGACTGGAGGGGCTATATTATTGCGGGATTCTCACTTGTCTTTGTAGCGAATCTATATATGAGTTTTTTTGCACTGCTGAGACAAACCATTAAAAAAGAAAAGGTTGAAATTAAAAAAATAGAAACTGATACAAATGAATCTAAGGATCAGGCATAACTAGCAGAAAACAACATTTTTTTATTAATCAATAATATCTTCGTTTTTATTTTTAAGTTAAAATCTACTTTTTTTAATTATTTTGAATAACAAAATCTGCTTTATCTTCCTTTTTTTGTTTAATTATTTTAAAATATTCAGATGGCGATTTTCCAGTGTGCTTTATAAAAGCCCTGAAACAAGTAGTTCTTGACTTAAAACCTGACCCCCAAGCCATCCCTTCCAGAGATAGATCTTTCCATTCGGGATCATTAATTTTTTCATTAAAATATTCAATCCTTTTAAGATTTATAAAATCCTGAAAATGAACATGAAATTCTGAATTAATCAAACTAGAAAGATGATGTACCGAGATGCCTGTTTCGTCCGACAAATCACGAATTACAAAATCTTTTTTTAAAAAAAGCTTTTTTCCTGACAACACATTGTTGAGTTTTATCAGATATTCTTCTTTTTTTTCGTGAGCCATTTCTTTTACCAACGGCAGATTATCTTTATTTTCGACAGTTTTTATAAGTTGACAATTATCATTCATTACATTATTTTTTTCAAATGACATGTCTGAATCATAAAACATTTGTGGTTTAAAATAAAGACAGCCTACAGTAAAAATAAGAACAGAAGACATTAAGATACAAGATGAAAAATCTGTCATTCCGATATTATTAACTAAAAAGTAATGTACAAAAAGCGTTGAAAATAAAAATAATATCACCAAATTGTAGATTCTTATCCATCCTAAATTAGTTTTTAAAAACTGATTCCCTTCATTTTTTTTTAAATCATAATTTAAGATCATCATAGTTTGGCAAAAAGCATACAACAACCAAATTGTCAAGCTAATTATTGAAAAAGGACTTTCTATTTTACTATATAGAAAACTGATTATTTCCAAATTAAAATAATTTCTAAGCCATATAAAAATGGTTAAACTGAAATAAAGCAAAAATGGCATAAAATGTAACCAGTCATATTTTTTAAATAAGATATCTGTAAATAAAATACTTCTTATATATAGAAAAGCAGAAGGTGCTACCAGAAAAATAAAAGACTTTGTAATAGTAAATAAACTTGGTAAATTTTTAAAAGAAAGTACTGATAAATAAAAATTATATATACTTGCAACAGTCAGACTTAACAAAAATAATCCCAAAAAAAGCTTTTAGAATATTTTTTTTTTGAAAAAAGAATTAATAGCGAAGTTGCAAAACCAAAGATAATAGCTACGAAAAAGAATAGTGAAAGTAGTATATCTATCATAATAACTAATTTATTTTTAACATTTCTTGCTTTCTATAAGACAAATTAAAATAATCAATCCAAGATGAATAAAATAGTTCCAATAACCAATATACCCATAAAACACTACAAAACAACAACTTAACACTATATCAAAGATAATATTTTTGTTTTAATAACAAAATAAATATTAAAATTCTTACTTATTTTTATAATAATATTGCTATTTCTTGTTTTACATCAAACTAAGAAGACTCAAATTATTTCATTACATTTAAAAATATTTAATTGAATAATTTAGAAAAGAAAAAAGCTGCATTCACAAAATAATGAATGCAGCTTTTAATGATTTTCATCTCCTTCCCTTAACTTTTCAGAAGATATACATTAATATTTCATTGTTTATATTTTAAGTTTCAGTCTTATGCAAACTTAGTGATATCTCTTATAAAAGTTAGTGACTCAAAAGATAATATTCTCCATCAGTTACTTTTTCTAACCAGATTCCGTGTCCTTTGTCGATTTCTGTTATAATAGCAACGTAAGAGAATTTTTCAAATGGAGTGGCTCCGTACCAATGTTCCACTCCAGGCAGAATTGTAACTACTTCATCTTTAACAAGCATGCGAACTGCATTTCCTCTTTCCTGATAATATCCAATACCTTCTTTTGCAATAAGCATGTGTAGACTTGCATTACTATGCCAGTTACTTCTTGCACAAGGTTCAAAAGTAACTTCTTTAATAACAGTATTTTCAGGATGAATATCACTGATTTGCTTCTTATAGGAAACGTCGCCCGTCATATATGCACTAGGGACTTTTCCTTCTTCGATAACGGCTGAATAATTTGTTGACATAAAAATTTAGTTATTTTCGGGATTAACTTTATTTGAAACTACATTAGACCAACGGTATCAGAATCAGAAACTAAATTTAAGAAAGCCAGAAATTGCTTTATGAAGTATTGTTTTAGATCTGTTATAACTGATATGTGATTGCTACTTTAATTTCAAAACAAAATTAGATTAAATATGCTTTTTAAAAATAACAATATTCAAACAAAAAATTATGAATTTGAAACAATTTACACTCTTAAAGATTTTGGAATCTTGCCTGTTAGCCTTTTAAAATAATTATTAAAATAGCTTGGGTATTCAAATCCAAGTGAATAGCCAATATCTGCAATACTCCAGTCTGTATGCTGCAGTAAAGCTTTTGCTTCTCCGATAACTCTTTCTGTAATATGGGCTGTTGTCGATTTTCCGGTAATTTCTTTTACAGAACGATTTAGGTGATTTACATGTATTGAAAGGCTTTGAGCATAATCCTGGGGTGTTTTTAAGGCAAGCGGCTGATCTTTTGTTTCAACCGGAAACTGTCTTTCTAAGAGTTCTAAAAACAATGATGTTATTCTCGAAGAAGCATTTTTATATTTGAAAAAATTCTCCGAAGGCTGCATTTTCATTGATTCATGCAATATGAGATTGATATAATTGCGAATCAAATCATCTTTAAATACATAATCAGTTTCCTGTTCTTCAATCATTTTTACAAAAAGCGAATCTATAAATACTTTTTGCTTTGCAGATAATGAAAAGATTGGGCTACCTCCTATTTTAAACAAAGGAGACTCATGAAGACTTTCAGAACGGTCTTTTGCCTTTAAAAAATCTTCTGTAAAAACGCAGGCGTATCCATGATAATCAGGAGAAAAAATTTCCCATGAATAGGGAATAACAGGATTACCAAAAAACAAAATAGTTCCGTCTGTTTCTATTCCCCTGTCTGCATAATGAATAATGCTTTTACTGGTATTAATGCAGATTTTGTAATAGTCGCGTCGATTGTAGCTCGGAATTTTACTTACATCCCCATTTATTTTATATACTTTAAAACCTTTGAGTTTTAAATCATTTATACTCAATTCTGCTGCCTGAGATTCTATTTCATCTTTCATTTTTCAAAGTTATGAAAATCAAATAAAAATTTCACAAAAGTCAATTTCAAAAATCAATATCAATTTCAATTTTGTTTTTGCTAAATTGGAATTTGTTTTTTATTGGAATTAAAAATTACACTTTATCTTTGTTTTATGAAGGATTTACTGCCTGTTATAGATTATATCTCAAGATATGTTGATTTGACTGATGATGAAAAAAATCATCTGAGTTCTTTTATGAAGATTAACAAAGTCAAAAAGAGACAATTTATTGTACAGCCCGGTTTTGTTTGCAGACATAAGAGTTATGTTGTTAAGGGGGCATTCAGAGGTTACCTGGTTGATAACGATGGAAAAGAACATACACTTTCATTTGCAATCGAAGACTGGTGGATTTCTGATTACAGCAGTTTAATTTATCAGGAACCAGCCACATTATTTGTAGAAGCTCTTGAAGATTCAGTTCTAATTCAGATCGAATACCAAGACGAACAGCAATTTTTAAAGGAAATTCCAAAACTTGAAAAATTCGAACGCATTATTACGCAGCGATCGTTAGCTTTTCATCAAAAAAGACTTTTATCTAATTTAACTAAAACTGCTGAAGAACGTTATGATGAATTTATGAGTAAATATGCTGCGATTGCTAAGCGTGTTCCTCAATATGCATTGGCATCTTATCTTGGTTTCAGTACCGAATACTTAAGCAAAATACGCAACGGCAAAACCTCAAAAGGTTAAACTGGTTCAACCTTATTTCCTAAACCAGTTCATTTTTATTTTTCTTATTCTGTCCCAGTTTTGCATAGTCAATACCGACAAATAATTTAAATTAATAAAAATGAAAACTACCATTTTGATTACAGCTTTTTCGCTTCTTTTTATGGCTTGCGACAGCGAAAAAAAATCAGGAGAAGCTTCTGTTTCCTTAAAAAGTA encodes:
- a CDS encoding helix-turn-helix domain-containing protein, with translation MMILNYDLKKNEGNQFLKTNLGWIRIYNLVILFLFSTLFVHYFLVNNIGMTDFSSCILMSSVLIFTVGCLYFKPQMFYDSDMSFEKNNVMNDNCQLIKTVENKDNLPLVKEMAHEKKEEYLIKLNNVLSGKKLFLKKDFVIRDLSDETGISVHHLSSLINSEFHVHFQDFINLKRIEYFNEKINDPEWKDLSLEGMAWGSGFKSRTTCFRAFIKHTGKSPSEYFKIIKQKKEDKADFVIQNN
- a CDS encoding efflux RND transporter permease subunit translates to MFKIFIQRPVLSTVISVIIVILGILGLVELPISQYPDIAPPTVNVSASYTGANADVVLKSIVIPLEEQINGVENMTYMTSTATNDGNASIKIYFKVGTNPDLAAVNVQNRVSRATSLLPVEVTQAGVTVTKSQSSNLLIFSLYSDDKTYDQTFLQNYAKINLVPQIQRVVGVGDVTVFGAKDYSMRIWLKPDIMQQYKLIPSDISAALAEQNIEAAPGKFGENGDQAFQYVIKYKGRLTSPKEFEDIVIKSVGNGQMLRLKDVAKVELGSLSYASTIKTNGVESAAMAISQTPGSNARDVINNSKKLIEEAAKSFPKGVKYTLLVDVNENLDASIEKVIHTLIEAFILVFIVVFIFLQDFRSTLIPAIAVPVAIVGTFFFLSLFGFTINLLTLFAMVLAIGIVVDDAIVVVEAVHAKLDHGYKSAKKATIDAMDEISGAIISITLVMAAVFIPVTFITGSTGVFYKQFGITLAVAIILSAVNALTLSPALCALLLKPHADDHKHKSYLQRFYTAFNVAFDNVTGRYKRSVQFLSVKKWIVLASILIAGAGLFYMMKTTPSAFVPAEDQGTVFANISLPPSASMERSDKIAKQVDSIANTIPGVKNTLRIVGQNFTAGAGSAYSMVIVKLETWDKRDLSVNDVIGQLFAKTSGIREANIFFISPPTIQGFGQSGGFEFQLQDKGGHTTAEFFKVNTDFLEKLSKRPEIQYATTPFNPGFPQYMMDINLAKAKDAGVSVNSILSTMQGYYGGLYASNFNKFGKQYRVMIQASPEFRTNTQGLNKIFVRNSSGNMAPITEFVKMTRVFGPESISRFNLFTSISITGAPNPGFSSGDAIKAIQEVAAENLPAGYGYEFSGLTREELASGSETIFIFILCLVFVYFLLSAQYESYILPFAVLFSIPFGLAGAYLFSIIFKLNSNIYLQISLIMLIGLLAKNGILIVEFALDRRRKGLPIVQAAIEGAVARLRPILMTSFAFILGLVPLMFASGAGAVGNKSIGTGAVGGMLIGTILGVFVIPVLFIIFQTLQEKISGPAKDGYDDEDDEDEIHLLEAHKE
- a CDS encoding helix-turn-helix domain-containing protein; this encodes MKDEIESQAAELSINDLKLKGFKVYKINGDVSKIPSYNRRDYYKICINTSKSIIHYADRGIETDGTILFFGNPVIPYSWEIFSPDYHGYACVFTEDFLKAKDRSESLHESPLFKIGGSPIFSLSAKQKVFIDSLFVKMIEEQETDYVFKDDLIRNYINLILHESMKMQPSENFFKYKNASSRITSLFLELLERQFPVETKDQPLALKTPQDYAQSLSIHVNHLNRSVKEITGKSTTAHITERVIGEAKALLQHTDWSIADIGYSLGFEYPSYFNNYFKRLTGKIPKSLRV
- a CDS encoding cupin domain-containing protein: MSTNYSAVIEEGKVPSAYMTGDVSYKKQISDIHPENTVIKEVTFEPCARSNWHSNASLHMLIAKEGIGYYQERGNAVRMLVKDEVVTILPGVEHWYGATPFEKFSYVAIITEIDKGHGIWLEKVTDGEYYLLSH
- a CDS encoding DUF3861 domain-containing protein, which gives rise to MEKRSNKYYLTLSLKEYANGKTAPAKELGIEFENHDEIFSIIEKMNAKNLFESESEATQFALGLKLFGEIKLKHRNNPLFDEMNEVFPVFMKKLKSL
- a CDS encoding LytR/AlgR family response regulator transcription factor, with protein sequence MTVLNCIAVDDEPLALKLVETFIEQTPFLQLSCSCDNAVEALSLIREKQPDIIFLDINMPNLTGMELARLLQEQSPPIPKIIFTTAYNHYAIEGYKVNAVDYLLKPFSYEEFLRASNKVLQITEESSNHYQHIATDDDFFFLKVEYQWVRISLKDVLYIESLKDYVKVHLLDSDKTVLSLISLKALEEKLPSAKFMRIHRSFIVPLDKINSISKNSIFIGKTEITVGEQYKEAFKTIVDRWLK
- a CDS encoding efflux RND transporter periplasmic adaptor subunit — encoded protein: MNKQSFLSILIASVVIASCGKKDDKSAQGGGAPQVKEYKTLTLQPESATLYTDFPASIQGQQNIEIRPRVEGYIDKIFVDEGAVVKAGQALFKISAPEYEQQVRTASASVKSAQAEVSTAKLAVNKVKPLVEKGIISKYELESAQYNYESAMASLAQANAALVNAKVNLGYTTVTSPVSGVVGSIPFRLGSLVSSATAEPMTTVSSIGNVYAYFALNEKILLNFTQEDSGAPLAQKIKKMPEVSLVLSDGTTYDEKGRIETVNGLINTETGTVNIRARFPNPKGIIRSGSSTTVRIPNVVKEGIIVPQSATFELQDKIFAVTVGKDRKTKNVNITKLENTAGNYYVITSGLKPGDQIVLEGVASLKEGTEIKANNVSAETVYADLK
- a CDS encoding sensor histidine kinase, encoding MAPNFFRPYLFAGLHILGWLLLGFIMLFYIPLTWKVILPPEFWLWQIIILILLIFLFYSNAKVIVPKTIIKNNTSPYLAWAFLTIFVMQLIAYLYSSQTDVHTKVSRVLGFTKYRNPYFDNYVFMLTLLVLGISTSWAMLQYWQKAAQHKQKLEQDKTMAELAMLKAQINPHFFFNSLNSIYSLTYSNIEDSRNALHTLSRMMRYLLYSTEGERTTLLKEVEFLKDFIALMKLRANKKLNIITEIPEKLNDYPIVPMLLLPLVENAFKHGIHATEKSEIIITLKQNDTNLTFEVFNTFFEKTFNTEPGGIGLANTKRRLQLIYPHKHAINCGVNKDGKYEVELQITLEQ
- a CDS encoding GH1 family beta-glucosidase, which codes for MNKLEKSFLNKDQFGQDFLWGVSTAAFQIEGAHDKDGKGPSIWDVFTSQKGKIKNGHHAINACDFYNCYKDDIHLIRELNIPNFRFSISWSRIMPTGLHPVNQSGIDYYNKVIDFLLECGIEPWVTLYHWDLPHALEVKGGWTNRECALWFSDYTEVCAKHFGDRVKNWMVINEPSVFTGAGYFLGIHAPGKKGITNYLKAIHHVTLATVAGAKKLRQYISDANIGTTFSCTHIEPFSDKSADIQAAKRVDTLLNRTFIEPILGLGYPQDDLPVLKKINNYIQGDDLNHLAFDFDFIGLQCYTREIVKSSLLTPYIGAELVSAEKRNVISTEMGWEIYPAALYHILQKFNLYDGIKKIIITENGAAFPDTVVNGKVYDIKRTHYIQDHLEQLLKAKKEGCKVDGYFVWSLTDNFEWAEGYNARFGLIYVDFETQKRTIKQSGIWFRDFLENDTEII